AGGGGCAGAATAATACGAGCCGGTCATAAAAGGATCTAATGTAATGGTGAGTCCGTCACCTGTGAAATTCCCCTGAACACTTTTACCAGCTTTAAAGGACGAGATCTTTTCGTATACAGCCTTCGCATTTGAATTTATCACGTAATAGTACAGAAATTCTTCAACAGGTTCAGAAACCTGCAACACGGTGGAGGATTTCAAAGCTGGAGTAGGCTTTGCCCTGGCTCTTTCAGAGGTTTCTTCAAGAAATTCAGCTATCCGCTCCGAAATTGAACCAGGCTCGTAGTCGGAAAATCTCAATTGATGATACAGTTCTACTTCCTCTTTTCCCTGGGCTGCAACAATGAGTTCTATGAAGGTCCTTACAGCGTCAAAATACGCGTCCACACCTCTGGAGTTCAGAATATGTGTCTGAACTTTCGTAAGATAGATTTCCGTGGAGTTCAGGAAAGCACTTTCCATTTTATCTGGTGAAAAAACTTCTGAAGCTATTTCCACTATCCAGTCCGATATATCTCCCTTTTGAAGCTTGGACGATATTTCTCCGCTGGGGTTTGAAGGTTCGGCGATGGGATAAGGTCTGTTCCTGACAAAGCCTGCCGCGAATATGCTCTCTTCGATCCGTCTCTTTATTTCCTCTCTCGACATGGTTGGGTGAATAGTGGTACTGGCCGATCCCTTAAATTTTTTTCCCTTTAACTCGAAATCTCGATACACTGTAACTTCGTAATACCGAACCCTCTTTGCCCGGTTCATATCCAGTTCCTTCTTTATGAAATACAATTCGTGTCCTTCTTTGATGGTTTCCACGATTTTCCAGTCCGTCACATCGCTCGTATTTTCGAGAACGTCTCTGATTTTCTTCAACATCACCCCAACCTCGCTTTTGCCTTTATGTACGGTCCCCCTGAGGAAACCTTGACCCATTCCTTGTGCCCCTTACCACAGGCACCTGTTCCGGAGAGCTCTAAGTGATTAGAGACCATGGTGATGGATTTCAAAAGGTCCGGTACATAGCCAGTCATGACTACTGGAGAAACGATTTTACCTGTGAGTTTGCCATCTTTTATTTCCCTTCCATAGGCAACGATACATTGTATTCCCCAGTTTTTAGGGTCTTCCATACCGCTGTAATAATCTTCTAGCAGATAACCGTACTCTATTGAAGCTATCATATCTTCCAGTGAATCTTTCCCAGGTGCGAAGAAGGTGTTTGTCATCCTTGCGTAGGCCTTCCTTTCAAATGATTCTCTTTTTCCGTTTCCCGTGGGGGTGGTTCCGAGCTTAAGTGCAGAAAGCAGGTCTGATATACCCGTTTTTGATAATCGTTGTGTCCGTTCCCAGTGTTCCCTCGTCATCGAAGAGGTATGACGAGACCTCCTCGGTTGCCAAAGCACCATCGTGCATTTCCACGAGCTCTGAAGCTACTGGTTTGTTGAGGTATTCCACTGCCTTTGCCCTGTTCTTGACGAACATGTCCATTTCTACGCCATGGCCGAAGGCTTCGTGGGCGATGAGCCCGGCAACCTCCGGTGAACATATCACATCATATACTCCAGGCTCAACAGGTGTGGCATCGAGAAGCATCACTGCTTTGTCGACCACGTTCTGGACATCTTTGCCCATCTCATCTATGAGTTCGAGCCCTTTCAGTCCAGAATAACCCTTGTATCCATAACGATCTTTTCCCTCTCTGCGAACAATGGCGTACAAATAACCTTGAGACCACATATATGACTGCATGAGTTCTTTCTGCGATGAAAGGAAGAGCTTTGAGACCACGACACCTTCATAAACAGCCATAAAATTGACGAGCAAATCGTTGTATCCGTGCGCCTTATCCTTAATGGCTGTAAGATTGTCGATTATCTTGGAAGGGGAAGAGTCTTCTAGGGTCTTTTCCACTTCGCCGTTGAAGCTCTTTGTGATTTTTTCTTCTACAATGCACGGGTAGGTACCTGTGTGAAAACCTCTGTTCTTGACATTTCTTAGACTTTTACCGGTTTCACTCTTTATGCAATCCAGCACTTGTTGAAAATTGTCCTCAAAAAGCTCGTTGAAAGAATACTCTGAATAGATCCCCCTGTTGTAAATCCTAACCACAAAGCCCCTCTCCGTCCAGCTTGAATCCGAGATAGAAGCACCGGTGGTGCGCACTGTGTAGCTCTTGCCGGATACGTCCGTGCCCAGAACCGATACATAGTCGAACTCCCTTGAAAGTTCGTTAATCAACTTTTTGAGTAATGGCTTTACCCCCAACAGGAACTTTGAGTCCCGTATTTTCACAGCACCATCTCCTTCAATA
This genomic interval from Kosmotoga pacifica contains the following:
- a CDS encoding metallopeptidase TldD-related protein, encoding MLKKIRDVLENTSDVTDWKIVETIKEGHELYFIKKELDMNRAKRVRYYEVTVYRDFELKGKKFKGSASTTIHPTMSREEIKRRIEESIFAAGFVRNRPYPIAEPSNPSGEISSKLQKGDISDWIVEIASEVFSPDKMESAFLNSTEIYLTKVQTHILNSRGVDAYFDAVRTFIELIVAAQGKEEVELYHQLRFSDYEPGSISERIAEFLEETSERARAKPTPALKSSTVLQVSEPVEEFLYYYVINSNAKAVYEKISSFKAGKSVQGNFTGDGLTITLDPFMTGSYYSAPYDHDGHALKKEEIIKDGMLLKYWGDVRYSHYLGVEPTGNIHNFSVQLGSHSLEELRDEPHLEITSFSAFNVDSITGDFGGEIRLGWYFDGKVKHPITGGSISGNINEIQKELYLSKETQKTKRYEGPKAVKLKGVTVAGIE